One window of Desulfovibrio sp. genomic DNA carries:
- a CDS encoding C-GCAxxG-C-C family (seleno)protein, translating into MNTRDRVAALVRHYYWDRDLNCARTTLRCVESMLQEPLHPQVYTAVVGCHGAGGTGGQCGLVEGGLLLIGLHGAELGKDEGDIVDLCASFATQFTERFSSLACKDLRPGGIHPNDPPHLCELITVDAICFLHNFLEEMTHSSEPNRRKTASGADTAE; encoded by the coding sequence ATGAACACGCGCGACAGAGTGGCCGCCCTTGTGCGCCACTATTATTGGGACAGGGACCTGAACTGCGCACGCACCACGCTGCGTTGCGTTGAAAGCATGCTGCAGGAGCCTCTGCACCCCCAGGTGTACACGGCTGTTGTGGGTTGCCATGGCGCTGGCGGCACTGGCGGCCAGTGCGGTCTGGTGGAAGGCGGTCTGCTGCTCATCGGCCTGCACGGCGCAGAGCTGGGCAAGGACGAAGGCGACATTGTGGATCTGTGCGCCAGCTTTGCCACCCAGTTTACCGAGCGCTTCAGCAGCCTCGCCTGCAAGGATCTGCGCCCCGGCGGCATCCACCCCAATGACCCGCCGCATTTGTGCGAACTCATCACGGTAGACGCCATATGTTTTTTGCATAACTTCCTTGAAGAAATGACCCATTCATCAGAACCCAACCGCAGAAAAACCGCCTCTGGAGCTGATACGGCTGAATAG
- the mtnA gene encoding S-methyl-5-thioribose-1-phosphate isomerase, whose translation MEDHIRFDRQNLALHLLDQRVLPEQEADIVCRNTDDVIYALQTMVVRGAPAIGVTAAWGCALALNETVGPDWATQLEELLDRLANARPTAVNLRWAVDRMRKCWWKAMNNGGGDRLTLLPIFLDEAAKMQAEDVEACKTLGRFGGECLQDGDCVLTHCNAGALATAGYGTALGVIRGAIEQGKRITVIADETRPFLQGARLTAWELHKDNIPVTVACDNACALLMSKGMVQRVVVGADRIAANGDAANKIGTYGVALLAKHFNIPFYVAAPLSTIDPTTPDGSGIPIEQRPEREVTHVGDKRLTPEGVPVYNFAFDVTPAELITGIITEKGVLQPPYGLAIWAALNEASAAPEAEDIAKAADTTGTGR comes from the coding sequence ATGGAAGACCACATTCGCTTTGACAGACAAAACCTCGCGCTCCATCTGCTTGATCAGCGCGTTCTGCCAGAGCAGGAGGCGGACATAGTTTGCCGCAATACCGATGACGTTATTTACGCACTGCAAACCATGGTGGTGCGCGGTGCTCCTGCTATCGGCGTTACTGCGGCCTGGGGCTGTGCCCTTGCCCTCAACGAAACAGTCGGGCCCGACTGGGCCACCCAGCTCGAGGAGCTTCTTGACCGGCTGGCAAACGCCCGCCCCACCGCCGTAAACCTGCGCTGGGCCGTTGACCGTATGCGCAAATGCTGGTGGAAGGCCATGAACAACGGCGGCGGCGACCGCCTTACCCTGCTGCCCATTTTTCTTGACGAAGCGGCAAAAATGCAGGCCGAAGATGTGGAAGCCTGCAAAACCCTGGGCCGTTTTGGCGGCGAATGCCTGCAGGACGGCGACTGCGTGCTGACCCACTGCAATGCCGGGGCGCTGGCCACGGCTGGTTACGGAACGGCGCTTGGCGTCATTCGCGGAGCCATCGAGCAGGGCAAGCGCATCACGGTCATTGCCGACGAAACACGTCCATTTCTTCAGGGCGCGCGCCTCACGGCCTGGGAACTGCACAAGGACAACATTCCCGTTACCGTGGCCTGCGACAATGCCTGCGCCCTGCTCATGAGCAAGGGCATGGTGCAGCGCGTGGTAGTGGGCGCAGACCGCATTGCCGCCAACGGCGACGCTGCCAACAAAATCGGCACCTATGGCGTGGCCCTGCTGGCCAAGCATTTCAATATTCCCTTCTACGTGGCCGCCCCGCTCTCTACCATCGACCCCACCACCCCCGACGGCAGCGGCATACCCATTGAACAGCGCCCGGAACGCGAAGTCACCCACGTGGGCGACAAGCGCCTTACGCCCGAGGGCGTGCCCGTGTACAATTTTGCCTTTGACGTAACCCCGGCAGAGCTCATTACCGGCATCATCACCGAAAAGGGCGTGCTGCAGCCGCCCTACGGTCTTGCCATCTGGGCGGCCCTGAACGAGGCCAGCGCCGCCCCTGAGGCGGAAGACATCGCCAAAGCCGCAGATACCACAGGTACGGGGCGCTAG
- a CDS encoding homoserine dehydrogenase has translation MTKNSEKPLVVGLAGFGTVGGGLVRLLDENADLIRRRCGRAIVLKKVLVRNATKARSAQLPAGTELTTDYRALTDDPEIDVLVELIGGIDNARTIIDRALDQGKHIVTANKALLAEEGLALFQKADRKKRILRYEASVAGAIPIVETLKESLTGNRIESLMGILNGTSNYILSEMTSNGMDFDVALKQAQQLGYAEADPTLDIDGHDAAHKLILLIRLAYGVHYPYTALSVRGIRGLSGMDIRLAREFGYRIKLIGQVREVRNAEGSEGEDNIRLEAGVFPALVYHKFLLARVGGVYNAVRVDANASGPLFFHGRGAGDLPTAGAVLGDLLAVARDERPNNTGFVTKELPKASIVPPEEWRSCYYVRVMVQDTPGVLRDLSGCMAAEGISMAQVIQKSDEGNGVPLVFMTHETTARAMSDALQRTMDAGLLKEPAVYFRVLGGA, from the coding sequence ATGACGAAGAACAGCGAAAAACCCCTGGTAGTAGGCCTTGCGGGATTTGGTACGGTGGGCGGCGGTCTTGTGCGCCTGCTCGACGAAAATGCCGACCTTATCCGCCGCCGTTGCGGCCGCGCCATCGTGCTCAAAAAGGTGCTGGTGCGCAACGCCACCAAGGCCCGCAGCGCCCAGTTGCCCGCCGGAACAGAACTGACCACCGACTACCGCGCCCTTACGGATGATCCCGAAATCGACGTGCTGGTGGAGCTCATCGGCGGTATCGACAACGCCCGCACCATCATCGACCGCGCCCTCGACCAGGGCAAGCACATCGTTACCGCCAACAAGGCTCTGCTGGCCGAAGAAGGTCTGGCCCTGTTTCAGAAGGCCGACCGCAAAAAACGCATTCTGCGCTATGAAGCCAGCGTGGCCGGGGCAATCCCCATTGTGGAAACGCTGAAGGAAAGCCTGACGGGCAACCGCATTGAATCGCTCATGGGCATTCTTAACGGCACCAGCAACTATATTTTGTCCGAGATGACCAGCAACGGCATGGATTTTGACGTCGCGCTCAAGCAGGCCCAGCAGCTGGGCTATGCCGAAGCCGACCCCACGCTGGACATCGACGGCCACGATGCCGCCCACAAGCTCATCCTGCTTATCCGTCTGGCCTACGGGGTGCACTATCCCTACACGGCCCTTTCTGTGCGCGGCATTCGCGGGCTCTCGGGCATGGATATCCGCCTTGCGCGCGAATTTGGCTACCGTATCAAGCTCATCGGGCAGGTGCGCGAGGTTCGCAATGCCGAGGGCAGCGAGGGCGAGGACAATATCCGGCTTGAGGCTGGCGTGTTTCCTGCCCTTGTGTACCACAAGTTTCTGCTGGCCCGCGTGGGCGGCGTGTACAATGCCGTGCGCGTGGACGCCAACGCATCGGGTCCGCTGTTTTTCCACGGGCGCGGCGCGGGCGACCTGCCCACCGCCGGAGCCGTGCTTGGCGATTTGCTGGCCGTTGCCCGCGACGAGCGGCCCAACAACACCGGCTTTGTCACCAAGGAACTGCCCAAGGCCTCCATTGTGCCGCCGGAAGAATGGCGCTCGTGCTACTATGTGCGTGTCATGGTGCAGGACACCCCCGGTGTACTGCGCGACCTTTCCGGCTGCATGGCCGCCGAGGGCATCAGCATGGCCCAGGTTATCCAGAAAAGTGACGAAGGCAACGGCGTGCCGCTGGTCTTCATGACCCACGAAACCACGGCCCGTGCCATGAGCGACGCGCTGCAGCGCACCATGGACGCAGGCCTGCTCAAGGAACCCGCGGTGTACTTCCGCGTGTTGGGAGGAGCATGA
- a CDS encoding aminotransferase class I/II-fold pyridoxal phosphate-dependent enzyme — protein MEEFSRIRRLPPYVFAVVGDLKMRLRRQNIDIVDFSMGNPDIATPAPIVDKLVEAAQKPVNHRYSLSRGIPNLRKAICDRYARHYGVQLDPDSEAIVTLGSKEGLAHLSLAILEPGDVVLAPDPTYPIHKYAPIIAGADVRSVPIGPGRNFFEDLEAAMRQAWPKPKVLFICYPHNPTTEVTDLEFFQKIVDFAKEHKIWVVHDLAYADLVFDGYKAPSFLQAKGAKDVGVEFYSLSKSYSMPGWRVGFAVGNKDLIHALARIKSYLDYGMFQPIQIASTVALNGPEDCVHQIRDVYQERRDRLIEGLNRIGWETPSPKATMFVWAHIPEPFRKMGSVEFSKLLLQEAHVAVSPGLGFGSYGDEYVRFALIENEHRTRQAISSMRRLLSGVAD, from the coding sequence ATGGAAGAGTTTTCGCGGATTCGCCGCCTCCCTCCCTACGTTTTTGCGGTGGTGGGAGATCTAAAAATGCGGCTGCGTCGGCAGAATATCGACATCGTGGACTTCAGCATGGGCAATCCGGACATAGCAACGCCCGCACCCATCGTCGACAAGCTTGTTGAGGCAGCACAAAAGCCGGTGAACCACCGCTACTCGCTTTCGCGCGGTATTCCGAACCTGCGCAAGGCAATCTGTGATCGTTACGCCCGCCACTACGGTGTGCAGCTCGACCCCGATAGCGAAGCCATTGTGACCCTGGGTTCCAAGGAAGGTCTCGCCCACCTTTCGCTGGCCATTCTTGAGCCCGGCGACGTGGTGCTTGCGCCCGATCCGACCTACCCCATCCACAAGTATGCGCCCATCATCGCCGGCGCAGACGTGCGCAGCGTGCCCATCGGCCCTGGCCGTAATTTTTTTGAAGATCTTGAGGCAGCCATGCGTCAGGCCTGGCCCAAGCCCAAGGTTCTCTTTATCTGCTACCCCCACAACCCCACCACCGAGGTGACGGATCTGGAATTCTTCCAGAAGATTGTCGACTTCGCCAAGGAACACAAAATCTGGGTTGTACATGATCTGGCCTACGCCGATCTGGTGTTTGACGGCTACAAGGCCCCCAGCTTTTTGCAGGCCAAGGGTGCCAAGGACGTGGGCGTGGAATTCTATTCCCTGTCCAAGAGCTATTCCATGCCCGGCTGGCGCGTGGGTTTTGCCGTGGGTAACAAGGACCTCATCCACGCCCTTGCCCGCATCAAGAGCTATCTCGACTACGGCATGTTCCAGCCCATCCAGATTGCCTCTACCGTGGCCCTCAACGGTCCAGAAGACTGCGTGCACCAGATCCGCGACGTGTACCAGGAACGCCGTGACCGCCTTATCGAAGGTCTCAACCGTATCGGCTGGGAAACCCCTTCGCCCAAGGCGACCATGTTTGTGTGGGCGCACATTCCCGAACCCTTCCGCAAGATGGGCTCTGTGGAATTTTCCAAGCTGCTGCTGCAGGAAGCCCACGTGGCCGTTTCGCCGGGTCTGGGCTTTGGCTCGTACGGCGACGAATACGTGCGTTTTGCCCTGATTGAAAACGAGCACCGCACGCGGCAGGCCATCAGCAGCATGCGGCGGTTGTTGTCGGGCGTCGCCGACTAA
- a CDS encoding methyl-accepting chemotaxis protein produces the protein MFFRSIRTAMLLVISLVVLAVQSALVVVVTRMGDDANLAARTHEMDLTADTVAKSLGDFGTQLGMFVNGVSKPPRLREFLLTGEDQKGTEVFLAAMSQAAPEINTLYLFDAAGKQVVTCAQGKLGKLSNLAEREYIKAALAGKTGYSSAPIKSLATGKLIVSVTAPIFDANGKPIGGVGMSYDIDGLTKNLNAITLGKTGRVIVVSPQGVVISHANSELILKNMDAEPGVREMVKTETGSGVEFVRDGEQRMLAWDAAPNWNWRVGVSISREEVEAPAIAQRNAMLIIGAITILALVGICLFALEKVVVSPLRQLQGFASGVAGGNLNAELSINLRNEIGSLAESLRVMVGSLKAKIAEADEKSAHALAETARAAQAREEAETARIAAEHAKAEGMLHAATELEGVVEAVTSASEELAAQVEQASRGAGRQTARVGETATAMEQMNATVLEVARNAGQAADSAKNAKGKAESGADVVARVVTDISRIQTSAVELKTEMTTLGKQAESTGQILGVISDIADQTNLLALNAAIEAARAGEAGRGFAVVADEVRKLAEKTMTATKEVGDAIRDIQNGTRKNVGNVDQVVGMIDSTTELAGTSGTALREIVELVDATAQQVQSIATAAEEQSATSEEINRSIEDVNRISLETSSAMQHSAGAVAEMAQQAQVLRGLIANMKSGSDN, from the coding sequence ATGTTTTTTCGCAGTATCAGAACTGCCATGTTGCTGGTGATCAGCCTCGTGGTGCTGGCAGTGCAGTCGGCTCTGGTTGTTGTGGTAACGCGCATGGGCGACGATGCAAATCTTGCGGCGCGTACCCACGAGATGGATCTTACAGCCGACACTGTTGCCAAATCTCTGGGCGATTTTGGAACCCAGCTCGGCATGTTCGTCAACGGCGTTTCCAAGCCGCCCCGCTTGCGTGAATTTCTGCTGACAGGCGAAGACCAGAAGGGTACGGAAGTGTTTTTGGCGGCCATGTCACAGGCAGCGCCCGAGATCAACACGCTGTATCTGTTTGACGCCGCAGGCAAACAGGTTGTTACCTGCGCTCAGGGCAAGCTGGGTAAGCTCAGCAATCTGGCGGAGCGCGAATACATAAAGGCCGCACTGGCGGGCAAGACCGGTTACAGCTCTGCGCCGATCAAAAGCCTTGCCACCGGCAAACTTATCGTCAGCGTCACAGCGCCCATTTTTGACGCCAATGGCAAGCCCATCGGCGGCGTGGGCATGTCTTACGACATTGATGGCCTCACCAAAAATCTCAACGCCATCACCCTGGGCAAGACGGGCCGTGTCATTGTGGTTTCGCCGCAGGGCGTTGTGATCAGTCACGCCAACAGCGAGCTTATACTCAAAAACATGGATGCCGAACCGGGCGTGCGCGAAATGGTCAAGACCGAAACGGGCAGCGGTGTGGAATTTGTGCGTGACGGCGAGCAGCGCATGCTGGCATGGGACGCCGCCCCAAACTGGAACTGGCGCGTTGGTGTGAGCATCAGCCGCGAAGAGGTTGAGGCCCCCGCCATTGCCCAGCGCAATGCCATGCTGATTATCGGGGCCATTACCATTCTGGCTCTTGTGGGTATCTGCCTGTTCGCACTCGAAAAAGTCGTTGTGAGCCCCCTGCGGCAGCTGCAGGGCTTTGCCTCGGGTGTTGCGGGTGGCAATCTGAATGCCGAGTTGTCCATCAATCTGCGCAATGAAATCGGCAGTCTGGCCGAGAGCCTGCGTGTCATGGTGGGCAGCCTCAAGGCCAAAATTGCAGAGGCTGACGAAAAGAGTGCTCATGCGCTGGCAGAAACGGCCCGCGCGGCCCAGGCCAGGGAAGAAGCCGAGACGGCCCGTATTGCTGCCGAGCACGCCAAGGCCGAGGGCATGCTGCACGCGGCCACCGAGCTCGAGGGTGTGGTGGAAGCCGTGACCTCTGCATCTGAAGAGCTGGCCGCCCAGGTGGAACAGGCCAGCCGTGGCGCAGGGCGCCAGACCGCCCGCGTGGGCGAAACCGCCACCGCCATGGAGCAGATGAACGCCACCGTACTTGAAGTTGCGCGCAATGCCGGTCAGGCGGCGGATTCTGCCAAAAACGCCAAAGGCAAGGCCGAGAGCGGCGCAGACGTGGTGGCCCGCGTGGTTACAGACATCAGCCGTATCCAGACCAGCGCCGTGGAACTGAAAACAGAGATGACCACGCTCGGCAAGCAGGCTGAAAGCACAGGGCAGATTTTGGGCGTGATTTCAGACATCGCCGACCAGACCAACCTGCTGGCCCTTAACGCCGCCATCGAAGCTGCACGCGCTGGCGAGGCCGGGCGCGGTTTTGCCGTGGTGGCCGACGAAGTGCGCAAACTGGCGGAAAAAACCATGACCGCCACCAAGGAAGTGGGCGACGCCATACGCGACATCCAGAACGGAACCCGCAAAAATGTTGGTAACGTGGATCAGGTCGTGGGCATGATAGATTCCACCACCGAGCTCGCGGGTACGTCTGGCACAGCCCTGCGCGAAATTGTCGAGCTTGTGGACGCCACGGCCCAGCAGGTGCAATCCATCGCCACGGCGGCAGAAGAACAGTCGGCCACCAGCGAAGAGATCAACCGTTCCATTGAAGACGTGAACCGCATCTCGCTGGAAACCAGCTCGGCCATGCAGCATTCTGCCGGGGCGGTGGCCGAGATGGCCCAGCAGGCCCAGGTGCTGCGCGGGCTCATTGCCAACATGAAGTCGGGAAGCGACAACTGA
- a CDS encoding TIGR04326 family surface carbohydrate biosynthesis protein, which yields MKELVLVIGPALPEAARTLCTAPGYGPSGKAESETGGALPERVIVHWDGWEAPEGEISLSARLRDELTQIRSEHMTWAHDMGRLRVGGSEIQHWLCGGDKLSMWWCSLLYERHPKMTPGLYTVYKLRAVERLMDEGGFAALRVFGGDANLRGALASMCRTGHRQFTENCDTPTPPAPAKSLLRKIYDATPPTLRALARYAYWWWTVRRLMPPVAANSALPPTEGQAATIATYFPNIDMKAAEKGRFRSRYWESLHNALNETAGQAGEGTSKHFVRWLFIRFPAPQLSLAQCLALRDRFRREGKDGASFHYLEEFLTTGDLVAALFRYARLCVASLRVEKDARAAFHFADSHLDFWSYLGPYWAESFRGWRCLERCLQQRAFRRYAAMTGEQRWTLFPLENCPWERMLTQAVHDAGNGPVIGAQHSTIRPTDFRFFDDPRTFLGDLAAFQPDAVRGNGQSACTQWRKAGVPGKRLGEVEALRYLYLADNGAEPAKQDQPTAEGADPAHRQLLVVTSFFADETEAHLALLARALHAGLLDGWDIRVKPHPYLPVQERLNALLGRRAPEVQVVDGPIADQLVPGVVVWASNSTTAALDAAIKGLPVVAMLPTDDFDLCPLQDVESLPRTGSVDDVARALQTAAPLRLPPQYLDLDVDLPRWKTLLHLRGNS from the coding sequence ATGAAAGAGCTTGTTCTTGTCATAGGCCCTGCCTTGCCCGAAGCCGCGCGCACCCTGTGCACTGCGCCTGGATACGGCCCCAGCGGCAAGGCCGAGAGCGAAACCGGCGGTGCGCTGCCCGAACGCGTTATTGTCCACTGGGACGGGTGGGAAGCACCCGAAGGCGAAATTTCGCTCTCTGCCCGCCTGCGTGACGAGCTCACGCAGATCCGCTCCGAGCACATGACCTGGGCGCACGATATGGGCCGGTTGCGCGTGGGCGGCAGCGAAATACAGCACTGGCTCTGCGGCGGAGACAAACTTTCCATGTGGTGGTGTTCGCTTTTGTACGAGCGTCACCCCAAGATGACTCCCGGCCTTTACACTGTGTACAAGCTGCGCGCTGTAGAACGCCTGATGGACGAGGGCGGTTTTGCTGCCCTGCGTGTTTTTGGCGGCGATGCCAATCTGCGTGGCGCGCTGGCCAGCATGTGCCGCACAGGCCACCGACAGTTTACCGAAAACTGCGACACCCCCACCCCGCCAGCCCCGGCCAAAAGCCTGCTGCGCAAGATTTATGACGCCACGCCGCCTACCCTGCGCGCTCTGGCGCGCTACGCCTACTGGTGGTGGACCGTACGTCGCCTCATGCCGCCGGTTGCGGCCAACAGCGCCCTGCCGCCCACCGAAGGGCAGGCGGCCACCATTGCCACCTATTTTCCCAACATCGACATGAAGGCGGCTGAAAAAGGCCGCTTCCGCAGCCGCTACTGGGAAAGTCTGCACAACGCGCTGAATGAAACCGCCGGACAGGCTGGCGAAGGCACGAGCAAGCATTTTGTGCGCTGGCTCTTTATCCGTTTTCCTGCGCCGCAGCTCAGCCTGGCCCAGTGCCTGGCCCTGCGCGACCGGTTCAGGCGCGAGGGCAAGGACGGCGCAAGCTTCCACTATCTGGAAGAGTTTTTGACCACCGGCGATCTCGTGGCTGCCCTGTTCCGCTACGCCCGCCTGTGCGTGGCCAGCCTGCGCGTTGAAAAGGACGCCCGTGCGGCCTTCCATTTTGCTGACTCGCACCTTGATTTCTGGAGCTATCTCGGCCCCTACTGGGCTGAGTCGTTCCGGGGCTGGCGTTGCCTCGAACGCTGTCTGCAACAACGGGCATTCAGGCGTTATGCCGCCATGACCGGCGAGCAGCGCTGGACGCTGTTTCCGCTGGAAAACTGCCCCTGGGAGCGCATGCTCACCCAGGCTGTACACGATGCGGGCAACGGCCCGGTCATCGGGGCCCAGCACTCCACCATACGCCCCACGGACTTTCGTTTTTTTGACGATCCGCGTACCTTTCTGGGCGATCTGGCCGCCTTTCAGCCCGACGCCGTGCGCGGCAACGGGCAGTCGGCCTGCACTCAGTGGCGCAAGGCGGGGGTACCTGGCAAAAGACTGGGTGAGGTTGAAGCCCTGCGCTATCTCTACCTTGCCGACAACGGTGCGGAACCGGCCAAACAGGATCAACCGACGGCGGAAGGCGCAGATCCTGCACACCGCCAGCTTTTGGTCGTAACCAGCTTTTTTGCCGACGAAACCGAGGCCCATCTGGCCCTGCTGGCCCGGGCACTGCACGCGGGCCTGCTGGACGGATGGGATATTCGTGTAAAGCCGCACCCCTATCTGCCGGTTCAGGAACGCCTCAACGCCCTGCTTGGCCGCCGCGCGCCCGAGGTGCAGGTTGTGGACGGCCCCATTGCCGACCAGCTCGTGCCCGGCGTTGTGGTGTGGGCGTCCAATTCTACCACCGCAGCACTGGATGCCGCCATCAAGGGCCTGCCAGTAGTAGCCATGCTGCCCACAGACGATTTTGACCTTTGCCCCTTGCAAGACGTGGAGAGCCTGCCCCGCACAGGCAGCGTGGACGATGTTGCCCGCGCCCTGCAAACCGCCGCGCCGCTGCGTCTTCCGCCCCAATATCTCGATCTGGACGTCGATCTTCCCCGATGGAAAACACTGCTTCACCTGAGAGGAAATTCATGA
- a CDS encoding ATP-grasp domain-containing protein — protein sequence DLSRARALSGAEPLNLVPEAEFAAMCKAGSTGAEPPRIYTCSENSLAWVCGHVDNPQLVGSIEKLKNKALTRELLRPLYGDYFYRRLSLSDLRVMPFEELRLPCVVKPSVGFFSLGVRIVRDRADWQAALAAIEHEAASWREQYPDSVVDSEDWLIEEYIDGEEYAVDVYFDAQGRAVICNILRHEFASASDVSDRLYYTGASVVRAHLAEFEDWFNQVNALLGLRNFPTHVELRRDAQGRIRPIEFNALRFAGWCCTDVTLFAWGFHSYGCFLDGRRPDWDKVLEGREGKLYTLIVLNKPDNCPPVQHFDYEALCKGFGRVLHVRKSDFTRYGLFGFLFTETPENARQELDRIAGSTLLEFTS from the coding sequence GGACTTGTCCCGCGCCCGCGCGCTTTCAGGGGCTGAGCCCCTTAACCTTGTGCCCGAAGCCGAATTTGCGGCCATGTGCAAGGCAGGCTCGACTGGCGCCGAGCCGCCGCGCATCTACACCTGTTCAGAAAATTCGCTGGCCTGGGTATGCGGGCATGTGGACAATCCCCAGCTTGTGGGCAGCATTGAAAAGCTCAAGAACAAGGCCCTGACCCGCGAGCTGCTGCGTCCCCTCTACGGTGACTATTTTTACCGCAGGCTCAGCCTTTCAGACCTGCGCGTCATGCCCTTTGAAGAGCTGCGCCTGCCCTGCGTGGTCAAGCCTTCCGTGGGCTTTTTCAGCCTTGGGGTGCGCATTGTGCGTGACCGGGCCGACTGGCAGGCGGCACTGGCCGCCATTGAGCACGAGGCCGCCAGCTGGCGCGAACAGTACCCCGACAGTGTGGTGGACAGCGAAGACTGGCTTATCGAAGAATACATCGACGGCGAGGAATACGCCGTGGACGTGTACTTTGACGCCCAGGGGCGGGCGGTCATCTGCAATATCCTGCGGCACGAATTTGCCTCTGCCTCGGACGTGAGCGACCGCCTGTACTACACTGGTGCCTCTGTGGTGCGTGCGCACCTTGCGGAATTTGAAGACTGGTTCAACCAGGTCAACGCCCTGCTTGGGCTGCGCAACTTTCCCACCCATGTGGAACTGCGCCGCGACGCTCAGGGCCGCATACGCCCCATAGAATTCAATGCCCTGCGCTTCGCGGGCTGGTGCTGCACCGACGTAACCCTGTTTGCCTGGGGTTTCCATTCTTACGGCTGTTTTCTGGACGGGCGGCGGCCCGACTGGGACAAGGTGCTGGAAGGCCGCGAGGGCAAGCTGTACACTCTTATTGTGCTTAACAAGCCTGACAACTGCCCGCCAGTACAGCATTTTGACTACGAGGCGCTGTGCAAGGGCTTTGGCCGCGTGCTGCACGTGCGCAAAAGCGATTTTACGCGCTACGGCCTGTTCGGTTTTCTGTTTACCGAAACGCCAGAAAACGCAAGGCAGGAGCTGGACCGCATCGCAGGCTCGACCCTGCTGGAATTCACAAGCTGA
- a CDS encoding secondary thiamine-phosphate synthase enzyme YjbQ: MEHLEISTRSRCEMVDITAELRSLVRRKAAGGRWQSGALALFCPHTTCGLTVNEGADPDVKRDMLAFFSRLAPEHGDYRHAEGNSDAHIKTTLHGPSLLLLVEKGELCLGTWQSVYLCEGDGPRRRTLWLQWLKSED, translated from the coding sequence GTGGAACATCTTGAAATAAGCACCCGCAGCCGCTGCGAGATGGTGGACATAACGGCGGAACTGCGCTCGCTTGTACGCCGCAAGGCCGCCGGTGGCCGCTGGCAGAGCGGAGCCCTGGCCCTGTTTTGCCCGCACACCACATGCGGCCTTACGGTCAACGAAGGTGCAGACCCCGATGTAAAGCGCGACATGCTGGCCTTTTTCAGCCGTCTTGCTCCAGAGCACGGCGATTACCGCCATGCCGAGGGCAACAGCGATGCCCACATCAAAACAACCCTGCACGGGCCTTCGCTGTTGCTGCTGGTAGAAAAGGGCGAGCTGTGCCTTGGCACGTGGCAATCTGTTTATCTGTGCGAGGGCGATGGCCCCCGCCGACGCACCCTGTGGCTGCAATGGTTGAAGTCCGAAGACTGA